From the Cucurbita pepo subsp. pepo cultivar mu-cu-16 chromosome LG05, ASM280686v2, whole genome shotgun sequence genome, one window contains:
- the LOC111795918 gene encoding B3 domain-containing transcription factor VRN1-like — translation MTDFSAFRTGYLKRKMPRPYFHKLVLSSTIQARKLRIPESFLRMIRDDLSAVATLTVPDGHVWRVGLRKADNKFWFEDGWHGFLEHYSIRVGFLLVFRYEGNSSFCIFIFNLNTSEINYQSAALGGNQRNNYSIQNRIFEEMEDYDIPEAIPSNQPLNSGFLRNKLFGDEWNLHQSKSASTLQSKYLPTRDIGVQFSAVEVKKSADEVRFQNLGDDAHRIKKSGGKKRKLDSSEHRPSAHSEDFGDNRFRFYESASARKRTVTAEERERVVNGAKAFEPANPFCRVVLRPSYLYRGCIMYLPSCFAEKNLSGVSGFIKLQTPDGRQWPVRCLYKVGRAKLSQGWYEFCLENNLGEGDVCVFELLRVREIVLKVTMFRVIEDARRMVNPNPPSMMNPHSLQSASQIKLIRN, via the exons AGAATCCCGGAAAGTTTCCTCCGGATGATCAGGGATGATCTTTCTGCAGTTGCAACACTTACTGTTCCTGATGGCCATGTTTGGCGTGTGGGGTTGAGGAAAGCTGATAATAAGTTTTGGTTTGAAGATGGTTGGCATGGATTTCTTGAGCATTACTCGATAAGGGTCGGGTTTTTGTTAGTATTCAGATATGAGGGAAACTCATCATTCtgtatttttatctttaatctTAATACATCTGAGATAAACTACCAATCTGCTGCTCTCGGTGGTAATCAAAGGAACAATTACAGCATTCAAAACCGAATCTTTGAAGAAATGGAGGATTATGACATTCCTGAAGCCATTCCTTCCAATCAGCCTTTGAACTCGGGTTTTTTACGAAACAAGCTATTTGGTGATGAATGGAATCTGCACCAATCAAAATCTGCAAGTACGTTGCAATCCAAATATTTACCTACTCGAGATATCGGGGTTCAGTTTAGTGCTGTGGAGGTTAAAAAGTCTGCAGATGAGGTGAGATTCCAGAATTTGGGTGATGATGCTCacagaattaaaaaaagtggAGGCAAGAAGCGGAAACTTGATTCTA GCGAGCATCGTCCGTCTGCTCATAGTGAAGATTTCGGTGACAATCGCTTTAGATTTTATGAAAGTGCTTCTGCTAGAAAGAGAACTGTGACAGCAGAAGAAAGAGAACGAGTTGTCAACGGTGCAAAAGCGTTCGAGCCCGCTAATCCCTTCTGTAGGGTCGTCTTGCGACCATCTTATCTATACAGAGGTTGCATAATG TATTTGCCATCTTGCTTTGCTGAAAAGAATCTAAGTGGGGTTTCaggattcatcaaacttcagacACCCGATGGGAGACAGTGGCCGGTCCGGTGTCTTTATAAAGTTGGTCGGGCCAAGTTAAGTCAGGGATGGTATGAGTTTTGCCTGGAAAATAATTTAGGGGAGGGCGACGTTTGTGTGTTTGAGCTTCTCAGGGTGAGAGAAATCGTTCTCAAAGTTACCATGTTTCGTGTCATTGAAGACGCTAGACGAATGGTAAACCCGAATCCTCCCAGCATGATGAATCCACACTCGCTACAAAGTGCTAGCCAAATTAAGCTGATCAGAAACTAA